One genomic region from Streptomyces sp. NBC_00582 encodes:
- a CDS encoding GNAT family N-acetyltransferase, producing the protein MIWSRLRGARRAPRLPLPGVCGHGRHTVRTERLLLYTPRTQLDLAVCLAAGADPEAQRWLGWDTVGVMADAGVRRSLVQLRPADAGVRPPLPGVPVLLAQPYEPRPEHGEVLMAVRLDDGRYAGYTELHPGTGEIGGWLAPHARGLGLGTELFRAAALLGHDHLGLAAVRAGYEPANTASARALTAAGFVPADGPPRHRLRNGRVIDARWVRHPSQTPPQHCPGARAVPPDADRTD; encoded by the coding sequence ATGATCTGGTCACGGCTGCGCGGCGCCCGGCGGGCGCCCAGGCTTCCGCTGCCCGGCGTCTGCGGGCACGGGCGGCACACCGTTCGCACCGAGCGCCTCCTGCTCTACACCCCGCGGACCCAGCTCGACCTCGCGGTCTGCCTGGCCGCGGGCGCGGACCCCGAGGCCCAGCGCTGGCTCGGCTGGGACACCGTGGGCGTGATGGCCGACGCCGGTGTCCGCAGGTCCCTGGTCCAGCTCCGCCCCGCCGACGCCGGCGTCCGGCCACCGCTCCCCGGGGTCCCGGTCCTGCTCGCCCAGCCCTACGAGCCGCGCCCCGAACACGGCGAGGTGCTGATGGCCGTCCGCCTGGACGACGGCCGGTATGCCGGCTACACGGAGCTGCACCCCGGCACCGGCGAGATCGGTGGATGGCTGGCCCCGCACGCGCGCGGCCTCGGACTCGGCACCGAACTGTTCCGTGCCGCCGCCCTCCTCGGGCACGACCACCTGGGACTCGCGGCGGTCCGGGCCGGATACGAGCCCGCGAACACCGCGAGCGCGCGGGCCCTGACGGCCGCCGGCTTCGTCCCCGCCGACGGGCCGCCCCGCCACCGTCTGCGCAACGGCCGGGTGATCGACGCCCGCTGGGTGCGGCACCCCTCGCAGACCCCGCCCCAGCACTGCCCGGGCGCGAGGGCCGTTCCCCCGGACGCGGACCGGACCGACTAG
- a CDS encoding SpoIIE family protein phosphatase, which produces MTAEPFPSAEDVYGTEAAGAPPPTGLLDVLSVSAMVLDADGRIVFWTPQAEELFGYTADEALGKYAARLFIHSQHLKAVVRLFAEVLETGRSWAGTFPIRHKDGGTRLMEFRNMRLQDDLGGVYALGIAADHTLLQRVETDLALCERLIDQSPIGLALLDPDLRYLLVNPALERIDGIPAEEHVGRRLRETLPLPDVDTIESALRQVLTTGTPLLDQYHVGRPRTDPDREHAWSLSFYRLEDAGGRVLGAAASVVDVTERHRAAAEADRARRRLALIAEASTRVGTTLEVGQTARELAEIAVPQLADVVAVDVLDSALACRRSRRPDDGPELFRSLALKAAHPTVALRAADAPGDIAAYDGDRLVTLCVHTGRPVLVRHVGAGDIPRIARDAEAGSLLARAGVHSYLAVPLIAHGEVLGALDLKRTRNPLPFDDDDVVLAGELAGRAAVAIDNARWFESVRNTALTLQRSLLPDHPPHHAGLDLASRYQPAQATSEVGGDWYDVIPLTDDKTALVVGDVMGNGIDAAATMGRLRTATCAYADLDLEPGEVLQHLDKITCDLEHYIVTCLYAVYDPRARQCRMANAGHMPPALVGPGHAPALLDLPAGAPLGVGGIPFETTTTDLAPGDVLVLYTDGLVETRHHSIDDRLNVLLAFLDEPDRPLEEICDLLLYGLRHPDDHDDVALLVARAL; this is translated from the coding sequence ATGACAGCCGAACCCTTCCCGTCCGCGGAGGACGTGTACGGCACCGAGGCGGCCGGGGCACCCCCGCCCACGGGGCTGCTGGACGTCCTGAGCGTGTCCGCGATGGTCCTGGACGCCGACGGACGGATCGTGTTCTGGACCCCGCAGGCCGAGGAACTGTTCGGCTACACCGCCGACGAGGCGCTCGGCAAGTACGCGGCGCGGCTGTTCATCCACTCCCAGCATCTGAAGGCCGTGGTTCGGCTGTTCGCGGAGGTGCTGGAGACCGGCCGGAGCTGGGCCGGCACCTTCCCCATCCGCCACAAGGACGGCGGCACCCGGCTGATGGAGTTCCGCAACATGCGGCTCCAGGACGACCTGGGGGGTGTGTACGCCCTCGGTATCGCCGCCGACCACACCCTGCTGCAACGCGTCGAGACCGACCTCGCCCTGTGCGAGCGGCTGATCGACCAGTCCCCGATCGGGCTGGCCCTCCTCGACCCCGATCTGCGGTATCTGCTGGTCAACCCGGCCCTGGAGCGCATCGACGGCATCCCCGCCGAGGAGCATGTCGGCCGGCGGCTGCGGGAGACCCTGCCGCTGCCCGATGTGGACACCATCGAGTCCGCGCTGCGGCAGGTGCTCACCACCGGGACGCCGCTGCTCGACCAGTACCACGTGGGCCGTCCCCGCACCGACCCCGATCGCGAGCACGCCTGGTCGCTCTCCTTCTACCGGCTGGAGGACGCCGGAGGGCGGGTCCTGGGCGCGGCCGCCTCGGTCGTCGACGTGACGGAACGCCACCGGGCGGCGGCGGAGGCCGACCGGGCCCGGCGGCGCCTCGCCCTGATCGCGGAGGCCTCCACCCGGGTCGGCACCACGCTGGAGGTCGGGCAGACCGCCCGTGAGCTGGCCGAGATCGCCGTGCCGCAGCTCGCCGACGTGGTCGCGGTGGACGTCCTGGACTCCGCGCTGGCCTGCCGCCGCTCCCGCCGCCCGGACGACGGCCCCGAGCTGTTCCGCTCCCTCGCGCTCAAGGCGGCGCATCCGACCGTGGCCCTGCGGGCCGCCGACGCCCCCGGCGACATCGCCGCCTACGACGGCGACCGTCTGGTCACCCTGTGCGTCCACACCGGCCGGCCGGTCCTGGTGCGGCATGTCGGCGCCGGCGACATCCCCCGTATCGCCCGCGACGCCGAGGCCGGCTCGCTGCTGGCGCGGGCGGGTGTCCACTCGTATCTCGCGGTCCCGCTGATCGCCCACGGCGAGGTGCTGGGCGCCCTCGACCTCAAGCGGACCCGCAACCCGCTGCCCTTCGACGACGACGACGTCGTCCTCGCCGGTGAGCTGGCCGGGCGGGCGGCCGTGGCCATCGACAACGCCCGCTGGTTCGAGAGCGTGCGCAACACCGCGCTCACCCTCCAGCGCAGCCTGCTGCCGGACCACCCGCCGCACCACGCCGGTCTCGACCTGGCCTCCCGCTACCAGCCGGCGCAGGCCACCAGTGAGGTGGGCGGCGACTGGTACGACGTCATCCCGCTGACCGACGACAAGACCGCGCTGGTCGTCGGGGACGTCATGGGCAACGGCATCGACGCGGCCGCCACGATGGGCCGGCTGCGCACCGCCACCTGCGCCTACGCGGACCTCGACCTCGAACCCGGCGAGGTGCTCCAGCACCTGGACAAGATCACCTGCGATCTGGAGCACTACATCGTGACCTGCCTCTACGCGGTGTACGACCCCCGCGCCCGGCAGTGCCGGATGGCCAACGCGGGCCACATGCCGCCGGCCCTGGTCGGCCCCGGCCACGCCCCCGCGCTGCTCGACCTGCCGGCCGGTGCCCCGCTCGGCGTCGGCGGGATCCCCTTCGAGACCACCACGACCGATCTCGCCCCCGGTGACGTGCTGGTCCTCTACACGGACGGTCTGGTCGAGACCCGGCACCACTCCATCGACGACCGGCTGAACGTCCTTCTCGCCTTCCTCGACGAACCGGACCGGCCGCTGGAGGAGATCTGCGACCTGCTGCTGTACGGCCTGCGCCATCCCGACGACCACGACGACGTGGCGCTGCTGGTGGCCAGGGCGTTGTAG
- a CDS encoding DUF6400 family protein, whose product MSHHGPTPDRTPFDWSVDLSAHEMLRRAHVMDALGADWDPVEALQGEETAYRLLYSGLSAEQQRIHDELVAAGVLPPRGDGDAAA is encoded by the coding sequence ATGTCCCACCACGGCCCCACCCCCGACCGGACACCGTTCGACTGGTCCGTCGACCTGAGCGCGCACGAGATGCTCCGGCGGGCCCACGTCATGGACGCCCTCGGCGCCGACTGGGACCCCGTGGAGGCGCTCCAGGGCGAGGAGACGGCGTACCGACTGCTCTACTCCGGCCTCAGCGCCGAACAGCAGCGCATCCACGACGAACTGGTCGCGGCCGGTGTGCTCCCGCCCCGGGGAGACGGCGATGCTGCCGCTTGA
- a CDS encoding enoyl-CoA hydratase-related protein, whose protein sequence is MHILLVASAFNSLTQRVHAELRDRGHAVAVELALPDASLPDAVRRHAPRLVLAPMLRTAIPEDVWTAYPCLVVHPGPVGDRGPSSLDWAIHEGHDVWGVTVLQADAEMDAGDVWASVPCPVPPVGKSDLYRGEIADAALRAVLLAVDRFAGGTYVPRRQDPAATADPRPRTRPYLDQGVRRIDWAEDSTRTVLRKLRAADSQPGVLDVLFGEEWYLHGGHPEPVLRGHPGALLATRAGAVCRATTDGAVWIPELRLRRLRGAPPTFKLPAVRALGDRLPALPDHTPEGLPDLPESAWTDIRYREDGTVGFLSFSFPGGALSTEQCRRLLDAYRKACERPTSVLVLGGARDFFCNGIHLNVIEAAADPAAESWANINAVDDLVEAVLTTTDRLVVAAVAGNAAAGGVMLALAADEVWCRSGAVLNPHYRLMGLYGSEYWTHTLPRRVGPVAAARLMSEALPVSAAAALGLGLVDRVVECAPDAFAAEVAQRAARLAALPATADRVTAKKADLDRLQTLTPLAGFRERELARMRETFDDPHASYHALRRAFVHKKRLTGTPPHLARVAPAAPHPSPPAVTGMALPGVSPGPNR, encoded by the coding sequence GTGCACATCCTGCTGGTAGCCAGCGCGTTCAACAGCCTCACCCAGCGCGTCCACGCCGAACTGCGCGACCGCGGCCATGCGGTGGCGGTCGAACTCGCCCTGCCGGACGCCTCGTTGCCGGACGCCGTCCGACGGCACGCGCCGCGGCTCGTCCTCGCGCCGATGCTCAGGACGGCGATCCCCGAGGACGTGTGGACGGCGTACCCCTGTCTCGTCGTCCATCCCGGCCCCGTCGGGGACCGCGGACCGTCCTCGCTGGACTGGGCGATCCACGAGGGCCACGACGTCTGGGGCGTCACCGTCCTGCAGGCCGACGCGGAGATGGACGCCGGTGACGTGTGGGCCAGTGTGCCCTGCCCCGTCCCGCCCGTGGGCAAGAGCGACCTGTACCGGGGCGAGATCGCCGACGCCGCGCTGCGGGCCGTCCTGCTCGCCGTGGACCGCTTCGCCGGCGGAACGTACGTGCCGCGCCGGCAGGACCCGGCGGCCACGGCCGACCCCCGTCCGCGGACCCGCCCGTACCTGGACCAGGGCGTCCGGCGCATCGACTGGGCCGAGGACTCCACCCGGACCGTGCTGCGCAAGCTGCGGGCGGCGGACTCCCAGCCCGGTGTGCTGGACGTGCTGTTCGGCGAGGAATGGTATCTGCACGGCGGCCACCCCGAGCCCGTCCTGCGCGGACACCCCGGAGCGCTGCTGGCCACCCGGGCCGGGGCGGTCTGCCGGGCCACCACGGACGGCGCCGTCTGGATCCCCGAGCTGCGGCTCCGACGGCTGCGCGGGGCGCCGCCCACCTTCAAGCTGCCCGCCGTGCGCGCCCTGGGCGACCGGCTCCCGGCGCTGCCCGACCACACCCCCGAGGGGCTGCCCGACCTGCCGGAGTCCGCCTGGACGGACATCCGCTACCGGGAGGACGGAACCGTGGGCTTCCTGTCGTTCTCCTTCCCCGGCGGAGCGCTGAGCACCGAGCAGTGCCGCCGCCTGCTGGACGCCTACCGGAAGGCGTGCGAGCGGCCCACCTCGGTGCTGGTGCTGGGCGGCGCCCGCGACTTCTTCTGCAACGGCATCCACCTCAACGTCATCGAGGCCGCCGCCGATCCGGCCGCCGAGTCCTGGGCCAACATCAACGCCGTCGACGACCTCGTCGAAGCGGTCCTGACGACCACGGACCGCCTGGTGGTCGCGGCCGTCGCGGGCAACGCCGCGGCCGGCGGCGTCATGCTCGCCCTCGCCGCCGACGAGGTGTGGTGCCGCTCGGGCGCCGTGCTGAACCCCCACTACCGGCTGATGGGCCTGTACGGCTCCGAGTACTGGACCCACACCCTCCCGCGCCGGGTCGGCCCCGTGGCCGCCGCACGCCTCATGAGCGAGGCCCTCCCCGTCAGCGCGGCGGCCGCCCTGGGCCTCGGGCTCGTCGACCGCGTGGTCGAGTGCGCCCCGGACGCCTTCGCCGCCGAGGTCGCCCAGCGCGCGGCCCGCCTGGCCGCCCTGCCCGCGACGGCGGACCGCGTCACCGCGAAGAAGGCGGACCTGGACCGGCTGCAGACCCTGACCCCGCTCGCCGGCTTCCGGGAACGCGAGCTCGCCCGGATGCGGGAGACCTTCGACGACCCGCACGCCTCCTACCACGCCCTGCGCCGCGCCTTCGTCCACAAGAAGCGGCTCACGGGCACCCCGCCGCACCTCGCCCGGGTTGCGCCGGCCGCTCCGCACCCCAGTCCCCCCGCTGTCACCGGAATGGCCCTCCCCGGTGTCTCACCCGGGCCGAACCGCTGA
- a CDS encoding hydrogenase expression protein HypE: MSQATPNTAGAADATGAPADETPTIHILWINAGLSCDGDSVALTAAMQPSIEEIALGVLPGLPKIAVHWPLIDFECGPVGGSDTFIEWFFKGERGEIDPFVLVVEGSIPNEAIKPEGYWCGFGDNPETGQPITTSEWIDRLAPKALAVVAIGTCATYGGIHAMAGNPTGAMGVPDYLGWDWKSQAGIPIVCVPGCPIQPDNFAETLTYLLYQAAGSAPMIPLDDKLRPTWLFGATVHEGCDRAGYYEQGEFATTYDSPKCLVKIGCWGPVVKCNVPKRGWMNGIGGCPNVGGICIACTMPGFPDKFMPFMDEPPGAKVSSTASGAYGAVIRKLRDITAKTVDKEPKWRRTGEKITTGYRPPW, encoded by the coding sequence ATGAGCCAGGCGACGCCGAACACGGCCGGCGCTGCGGACGCCACAGGCGCGCCCGCCGACGAGACACCCACGATCCACATCCTCTGGATCAACGCGGGGCTGAGCTGCGACGGCGACTCGGTCGCGCTGACCGCGGCCATGCAGCCGAGCATCGAGGAGATCGCGCTCGGCGTGCTCCCGGGCCTGCCGAAGATCGCCGTGCACTGGCCGCTCATCGACTTCGAGTGCGGCCCGGTCGGCGGCTCCGACACGTTCATCGAGTGGTTCTTCAAGGGCGAGCGCGGCGAGATCGACCCGTTCGTCCTCGTCGTCGAGGGCTCCATCCCCAACGAGGCGATCAAGCCCGAGGGCTACTGGTGCGGCTTCGGCGACAACCCGGAGACGGGCCAGCCGATCACCACCAGCGAGTGGATCGACCGCCTCGCGCCCAAGGCCCTCGCCGTCGTCGCCATCGGCACCTGTGCCACGTACGGCGGCATCCACGCGATGGCCGGCAACCCGACCGGCGCGATGGGCGTCCCGGACTACCTCGGCTGGGACTGGAAGTCGCAGGCCGGCATCCCGATCGTGTGCGTCCCCGGCTGTCCGATCCAGCCCGACAACTTCGCCGAGACCCTCACCTACCTGCTCTACCAGGCGGCCGGCTCCGCCCCGATGATCCCGCTGGACGACAAGCTGCGCCCGACCTGGCTGTTCGGGGCCACCGTCCACGAGGGCTGCGACCGGGCCGGCTACTACGAGCAGGGCGAGTTCGCGACGACGTACGACTCGCCGAAGTGCCTGGTGAAGATCGGCTGCTGGGGCCCGGTCGTCAAGTGCAACGTGCCCAAGCGCGGCTGGATGAACGGCATCGGCGGCTGCCCCAACGTCGGCGGCATCTGCATCGCCTGCACCATGCCCGGCTTCCCCGACAAGTTCATGCCGTTCATGGACGAACCCCCCGGCGCCAAGGTCTCCAGCACGGCCAGCGGCGCGTACGGCGCCGTGATCCGCAAGCTCCGGGACATCACCGCGAAGACCGTGGACAAGGAGCCCAAGTGGCGCCGTACCGGCGAGAAGATCACCACCGGCTACCGGCCCCCCTGGTGA
- a CDS encoding nickel-dependent hydrogenase large subunit: MARTKAAGDDTGLVEMAWDPITRIVGSLGIHTKIDFKQKRVAECYSTSSVFRGYSVFMRGKDPRDAHFITSRICGICGDNHATCSVYTQNMAYGVKPPHLGEWIINLGESAEYMFDHNIFQENLVGVDYCEKMVKETNPGVLELAERTEAPHAAEHGYRTIADIMRSLNPLEGEFYREALQVSRYTREMFCLMEGRHVHPSTLYPGGVGTIASVQLFTDYLSRLMRYVEFMKRVVPLHDDLFDFFYEALPGYEEVGRRRVLLGCWGALNDPEYCDFTYANMTDWGRRMFVTPGIVVDGKLVTNDLTAINLGIRILLGSSYYEDWQGQEQFVTHDPLGNPVDPRHPWNQHTIPAPQKRNFDDKYSWVMSPRWFDGKDHLALDTGGGPIARLWSTALSGLVDIGYVKATGQSVVINLPRTLTKPETTFEWKIPKWSNALERNRARTYFQAYAAAVALHCAEKGLEEVRAGRTQTWEKFEVPDESIGCGFTEAVRGVLSHHMVIRDGKIANYHPYPPTPWNASVRDSYGTPGPYEDAVQNTPIFEENPPENFKGIDIMRTVRSFDPCLPCGVHMYVGGGRTVKSMHVPTGLSGLGG; the protein is encoded by the coding sequence ATGGCAAGGACGAAGGCGGCCGGAGACGACACCGGTCTGGTGGAGATGGCCTGGGACCCGATCACCCGGATCGTGGGCAGCCTGGGCATCCACACGAAGATCGACTTCAAGCAGAAGCGGGTCGCCGAGTGCTACAGCACCTCGTCGGTCTTCCGCGGCTACAGCGTCTTCATGCGCGGCAAGGACCCCCGCGACGCCCACTTCATCACCAGCCGCATCTGCGGCATCTGCGGCGACAACCACGCCACCTGCTCGGTGTACACGCAGAACATGGCGTACGGAGTGAAGCCCCCGCACCTCGGTGAGTGGATCATCAACCTCGGCGAGTCCGCGGAGTACATGTTCGACCACAACATCTTCCAGGAGAACCTGGTCGGGGTCGACTACTGCGAGAAGATGGTCAAGGAGACCAACCCCGGCGTCCTCGAACTCGCCGAGCGCACCGAGGCCCCGCACGCCGCCGAGCACGGCTACCGCACCATCGCCGACATCATGCGCTCGCTCAACCCCCTGGAGGGCGAGTTCTACCGCGAGGCCCTCCAGGTCAGCCGCTACACCCGCGAGATGTTCTGCCTGATGGAGGGCCGCCACGTCCACCCCTCCACGCTCTACCCGGGCGGCGTCGGCACCATCGCCTCCGTGCAGCTCTTCACCGACTACCTGAGCCGCCTGATGCGGTACGTCGAGTTCATGAAGCGGGTCGTCCCGCTCCACGACGACCTGTTCGACTTCTTCTACGAGGCCCTGCCCGGCTACGAGGAGGTCGGCCGCAGGCGCGTCCTGCTCGGCTGCTGGGGCGCGCTCAACGACCCCGAGTACTGCGACTTCACGTACGCCAACATGACCGACTGGGGCCGACGGATGTTCGTCACCCCGGGCATCGTCGTCGACGGGAAGCTGGTCACCAACGACCTCACCGCGATCAACCTCGGCATCCGCATCCTGCTCGGCAGCTCCTACTACGAGGACTGGCAGGGCCAGGAGCAGTTCGTCACCCACGACCCGCTCGGCAACCCCGTCGACCCCCGCCACCCCTGGAACCAGCACACCATCCCCGCCCCCCAGAAGCGGAACTTCGACGACAAGTACAGCTGGGTGATGTCCCCGCGCTGGTTCGACGGCAAGGACCACCTCGCCCTGGACACCGGCGGTGGCCCCATCGCCCGCCTGTGGTCCACCGCCCTGTCCGGGCTCGTCGACATCGGGTACGTCAAGGCCACCGGGCAGAGCGTGGTCATCAACCTGCCGCGCACCCTGACCAAGCCGGAGACCACCTTCGAGTGGAAGATCCCGAAGTGGTCCAACGCCCTGGAACGCAACCGCGCCCGCACCTACTTCCAGGCCTACGCCGCCGCCGTCGCCCTGCACTGCGCGGAGAAGGGACTGGAGGAGGTCCGCGCCGGACGCACCCAGACCTGGGAGAAGTTCGAGGTCCCCGACGAGAGCATCGGCTGCGGCTTCACCGAGGCCGTCCGCGGCGTCCTCTCCCACCACATGGTGATCCGCGACGGCAAGATCGCCAACTACCACCCGTACCCGCCCACCCCGTGGAACGCCAGCGTCCGCGACTCCTACGGCACCCCCGGCCCGTACGAGGACGCCGTGCAGAACACCCCCATCTTCGAGGAGAACCCCCCGGAGAACTTCAAGGGCATCGACATCATGCGCACCGTCCGCAGCTTCGACCCCTGTCTGCCCTGCGGCGTCCACATGTACGTCGGCGGAGGCAGGACCGTGAAGTCGATGCACGTGCCGACCGGCCTGAGCGGACTGGGCGGGTGA
- a CDS encoding DUF5947 family protein, with protein sequence MSTTAPGLRRFLTERPPQPERCELCAAVVPEDHRHLVDTEQRALVCACPACAVLMEQPGATAGRFRAVPARYLSDPGHRLDERAWEALQIPVGVAFFFRNAALDRLVALYPSPAGATESELDPDTWTAVLGDSRLAGLLAPDVEALLLRRTDDRVDCHLVPIDVCYELVGRMRLLWQGFDGGREARAALDAFFTDVARRARPVDAAGGRS encoded by the coding sequence ATGAGCACGACCGCCCCCGGCCTGCGGAGGTTCCTCACCGAGCGCCCGCCGCAGCCCGAGCGGTGCGAACTGTGCGCGGCGGTGGTCCCCGAGGACCACCGCCACCTCGTCGACACGGAGCAGCGCGCCCTCGTCTGCGCCTGCCCCGCCTGCGCGGTCCTGATGGAACAGCCGGGCGCCACCGCGGGCCGCTTCCGCGCGGTCCCCGCCCGCTACCTCAGCGACCCCGGCCACCGCCTCGACGAGCGGGCCTGGGAGGCGCTGCAGATCCCGGTCGGCGTCGCCTTCTTCTTCCGCAACGCCGCCCTCGACCGGCTGGTCGCCCTCTACCCGAGCCCCGCCGGAGCCACCGAGAGCGAACTCGACCCGGACACCTGGACCGCGGTCCTCGGCGACAGCCGGCTCGCCGGCCTCCTCGCACCCGACGTCGAGGCGCTGCTGCTGCGCCGCACCGACGACCGCGTCGACTGCCACCTCGTACCGATCGACGTCTGCTACGAACTCGTCGGCCGTATGCGGCTGTTGTGGCAGGGCTTCGACGGCGGCCGGGAGGCGCGCGCCGCGCTCGACGCGTTCTTCACGGACGTGGCGCGCCGCGCCCGCCCGGTGGACGCGGCAGGGGGCCGCTCATGA
- a CDS encoding DUF6084 family protein encodes MTEFSFSCTGVRADRFAAGPTLVFRLRVTASDDTPVHALALRCQLRIEPARRGYVSEEADGLKDLFGERSRWGSTLHPVQFAQVPMMVSGFTGETEADLVVPCTYDLDIAATRYLDALTDGEVPLLMLFSGTAFTGAGGFHVEPVPWDREAAFGMPVAVWREMVEQHFPGCGWIRLPRDTMDALLAHRSRHALPSWEATVEALLDRAADGGADERPESRDPLRALTALTVRTDS; translated from the coding sequence ATGACCGAGTTCTCCTTCTCCTGCACGGGCGTGCGCGCCGACCGGTTCGCCGCCGGGCCGACACTCGTCTTCCGGCTGCGCGTCACCGCGTCCGACGACACCCCCGTGCACGCCCTCGCGCTGCGCTGCCAGCTGCGGATCGAACCCGCCCGGCGCGGTTACGTCTCCGAGGAGGCCGACGGGCTCAAGGACCTCTTCGGTGAACGCTCCCGCTGGGGCAGCACGCTCCACCCGGTGCAGTTCGCGCAGGTCCCGATGATGGTCTCCGGGTTCACCGGGGAGACCGAGGCCGACCTCGTCGTCCCCTGCACCTACGACCTGGACATCGCCGCCACCCGCTATCTCGACGCCCTCACCGACGGCGAGGTCCCGCTGCTGATGCTGTTCTCCGGTACGGCCTTCACCGGCGCCGGCGGCTTCCACGTCGAGCCGGTCCCCTGGGACCGCGAGGCGGCGTTCGGGATGCCGGTCGCCGTCTGGCGGGAGATGGTCGAACAGCACTTCCCCGGCTGCGGCTGGATCCGGCTGCCCCGGGACACCATGGACGCCCTCCTCGCCCACCGCTCCCGGCACGCCCTGCCGTCCTGGGAGGCGACCGTCGAGGCCCTGCTCGACCGCGCGGCCGACGGCGGCGCCGACGAACGGCCGGAGAGCCGCGACCCGTTGCGCGCGCTCACCGCCCTGACCGTGAGGACCGACTCGTGA
- a CDS encoding hydrogenase maturation protease, with the protein MTRTLVAGIGNIFLGDDGFGVETARRLAGRRLPEHVEVADIGVRGVHLAYQLLDGYGTLVLLDATARGEAPGTLYVIEYEGPGAEPGAVPAIDGHRMTPDTVLALLDTLCAGTGARPPRRTLIVGCEPASVDEGIGLSPPVSDAVPRAVRLIEELLRDGEPSTAQAGAAEAPRAR; encoded by the coding sequence ATGACCCGCACGCTCGTGGCCGGCATCGGCAACATCTTCCTCGGCGACGACGGCTTCGGCGTCGAGACTGCTCGCCGGCTGGCCGGGCGCCGGCTGCCGGAGCACGTCGAGGTCGCCGACATCGGCGTGCGCGGGGTGCACCTCGCCTACCAGCTCCTCGACGGCTACGGCACCCTCGTCCTCCTCGACGCCACGGCACGCGGCGAGGCCCCCGGGACGCTGTACGTGATCGAGTACGAGGGCCCGGGCGCCGAGCCCGGCGCGGTCCCCGCGATCGACGGCCACCGGATGACCCCGGACACCGTCCTGGCCCTGCTGGACACCCTCTGTGCCGGCACCGGCGCACGACCACCCCGGCGCACCCTGATCGTCGGCTGCGAACCGGCCTCGGTGGACGAGGGCATCGGACTCAGCCCGCCGGTGTCCGACGCCGTACCCCGGGCCGTACGGCTGATCGAAGAGCTGCTGCGGGACGGCGAGCCGTCCACGGCACAGGCCGGGGCCGCCGAGGCTCCGCGCGCGAGATGA
- a CDS encoding DUF6893 family small protein, whose translation MKKIVIGGAAVAAMAATAAVAAELFPDLRRYLRIRRM comes from the coding sequence ATGAAGAAGATCGTCATCGGTGGGGCGGCCGTCGCCGCCATGGCCGCCACCGCCGCCGTAGCGGCCGAGCTGTTTCCCGACCTCCGGCGCTATCTGCGGATCCGCCGCATGTGA
- the hypA gene encoding hydrogenase maturation nickel metallochaperone HypA produces the protein MHEMSVALAVVDQVTEAAERAGDVTTVRSVRLQVGELAGIVPDALAFCFELACAGTLLEGAELVTEAVPGRARCTTCAHTWAVGMPPRLTCPGCGGTRTDLCAGRELQIASVQWEDGAPAPAGAPIPEEC, from the coding sequence ATGCACGAGATGTCCGTCGCGCTGGCCGTCGTCGACCAGGTGACCGAGGCCGCCGAGCGCGCCGGGGACGTCACGACGGTCCGCTCGGTCCGGCTCCAGGTCGGCGAACTGGCCGGGATCGTCCCCGACGCGCTCGCCTTCTGCTTCGAACTGGCCTGCGCCGGGACCCTGCTGGAGGGCGCCGAACTCGTCACCGAGGCCGTACCGGGCCGGGCCCGCTGCACGACCTGCGCCCACACCTGGGCCGTCGGCATGCCGCCCCGGCTCACCTGCCCCGGCTGCGGCGGCACCCGTACCGACCTGTGCGCCGGGCGGGAACTGCAGATCGCCTCCGTCCAGTGGGAGGACGGCGCCCCCGCGCCCGCCGGCGCACCGATCCCCGAGGAGTGCTGA